Below is a window of Bacteroidetes Order II. bacterium DNA.
ATGTTGGTCACACTTGCAGGATTTCCAGCAAAGTATTTGGCCACATGCTCAAAATTTGACACATAAGTCTGAAAAAGGGATGAAAAGCCACTAAGTTCGGTAAAGGGGAGCATCATGGGCAGCATAAAATGAGTTACTGACTTTATGTCCTTCAAATCCGGACATAAAGACATGACGAAAAACGATGAACAAAAGCGCTTTGCACGCCTTAGAGCAAAGGAGGTTTCGGGGTGCGTTGTTTTTTGAAGAGAGATACCAATGTTTTTGGGACTATTTGCCTGTTTCAATGGCTTTACGGGCGATGTTATCCACCAAGCGTGGAGCAATAAGTTTCACCCAAAGGCCCAGTTTTCCACGGGTCGTCATCACCAGTTCACGTTTACGGGCGGCGGTTGCAACCAAAATTTGGCGTGCGCACGCTTCTGCCGTCATCACTTCTCGTTCCTTTACCGGGCTGTCGCCAATGGCTTTGCCGTCCGGACCAATCGCCCTTCCCCGAATTTCGGACTGCACAAACCCCGGATAGATCATGGTGATATCTACACCACTTCCGGCAAGTTCTATGCGGAGCGAGTCGAAAAAACCAGTCATGGCATGTTTTGTGGCGGCATAGATGCTACGGGTGGGAACACCTGTTTTTCCGGTAAGGCTGGCCACGCCTACCACCCTGCCTTTGGATTGTTTTAGGTGGGGCAAGGCATAATACGTACACCAAACACTGCCCCAAAAGTTTACCTCCATTAATCGGGGCAAGGCCTCCGGTTCTGTAATTTCGTCGAAGCGTGCCCACATCGTAACCCCGGCATTGTTGATAAGTACATCCAATTGCCCAAACGCTTCGATGGTTTCGCGGATTAATGCCGAACATGCTTCGCGAATGCTCACATCCAGCGAAACTACATGTGTTTGCACGCCTTTTTTGATACAAAGAGCTTCTGTTTCTTGTAATTTTGTCAAATCACGTGCCGCCAAGACGAGCTTTGCACCCTGATCGGCTAGTTGTAATGCGAGTGCCTTGCCAATTCCAGAGGAGGCCCCCGTGAGGACCACTACTTTGTCTTTAAAGGTATTCATGTGTTTCCAAGCAATTTGAAGTACTGCTGTAAGATACAATGTTACCGACAATATTGGTAGAAGGTTGGATCAGGATTGTGGCAGAACCACCCGAACCGTATAAAGATTCTTGGTTTATTGGGTCGAAAAATCAGATGTGCTACTTTTTTGGCCTTTAGTGGCGTTGAATAGCTCAATTTCTGAGCGTTTACCTTCATCAATATCGCCTGCAGTCTTCCATTCCGCGTGCTTCGTTTCGCTACTGGGATAAAATCCTGTGTATATGACACCATCTGACATTGGGGTGGCGTATTTTCCTGTAAACAAAAAAATATGGCAAAACAGAAAACCAGATTTGTCTGTCAGGAATGTGGCTATGAGACTGCCCGTTGGCAAGGCAATTGCCCCGGCTGCGGGAACTGGAATACATTGGTGGAAGAAAAACCTCGCACCGAGGTAAAAGCCTCGGTCATTCGTCCTACGCTGGGGCATCATACACGCCCTAAGCCACTTCGGGAGTTTGAACTTACAGACGAGATCCGCCTCAAAACTGGCGTGTTAGAATTTGATCGGGTAATGGGCGGCGGCATTATGCAAAGTTCCCTTACCCTTATTGCCGGCGATCCCGGCATTGGTAAAAGTACGCTCATGACGGAAATAGGGAAATACTTGGAAAATACCCGCATTTTATATGTTACCGGCGAGGAATCCGGACGCCAAGTAAAACTTCGGGCGGAGCGATTAGGGGTGAATGGGGATCATTTTTTATTGTTTCCAGAGACGAATATAGAAGAAATTATTGCGGCAGTACAAGACATCGAGCCTGAAATAATGGTGGTAGATTCCATTCAAACCGTGTTTCGTCCCGATCTCACGAGTGCGCCCGGCTCGGTCTCGCAAGTGAGAGAATCGGCAGCGGCGCTGATGCACCTCACAAAATCGCTGCCAATGGCTACTTTTATCGTTGGCCATGTCACCAAAGCGGGCGAAATTGCCGGACCCCGCCTTTTGGAACATATGGTGGATACTGTCTTGTATTTTGAAGGGGACCGACACCACAGTTACCGCATTTTACGTACCGTTAAAAACCGTTTTGGTTCTACCAACGAGATTGGCCTTTTCGAGATGCGAGAAACGGGGTTACGTCAGGTGGAAAATCCTTCCGAGATTTTTCTCTCCGAACGGCGCTATGGGCAAAGTGGTTCGGTGGTGGTTTGTTCGATAGAAGGATCACGACCGCTTTTGGTAGAAATTCAGGCGCTGGTCTCGGACTCGAATTACGGCGTGCCACAACGCACGACCACTGGTTTCGACAACCGCCGCTTGCAGATGTTGTTGGCCGTTTTGGAAAAACGAGAGGGCTGGCAATTGGGGAAGCAGGATGTGTTTCTAAATGTGGCTGGTGGTGTTCGACTGGAGGAACCAGCTGTGGACTTGGGCGTGGTGGTGGCCGTGGCATCCAGTTTCAGGGATGTACCGGCCGATTCTGGTACTGTTCTGATTGGCGAAGTGGGGCTGGGAGGTGAACTCCGGACGGTGAGCCATGTAGAACGCAGGCTGAACGAGGCCGCTAAATTAGGGTTTGAACGGGCTGTCCTGCCCAAAACCAACCTCAAAGGCATTACCCGTCCCGAAGGGCTCGAGGTTATTGGGGTGGAGCGGCTTTCCGAGGTTTTGGACTTGGTGATCTAAAATGGCATACTCGCTTAGCGGCCAAAATCATCTTGGACCCGCACAATATCTGCTTCATTAGATGGGTTTTCGCGGTCGGTATGCTGCCATATCTCGGCAATTATCCCCCACGTTTCCAGGCCAACCAAACGGTGGCGTTCGCCTTGCTGTAACGCTACCACGTCGCCCGTTGCCAGTTTCCGAAGGGGCGTTTCTTCGTCGGTATTGCTTACCACTACCCCAGCAACGCCTCCTACTACTTTCCAGATTTCGGCGCGACGGTGATGGTATTGCCACGAAAGGCGTTTTTCCGGCGCAACCACCAGAATTTTGGGGCTTAATTTTTCAAATCCTTCAAAGTCTTTCAACGACAAATGCGGAAAGAAGGCTTCGATAAACAAAGGGGCTTCGGCTTCTTCGATCACAAAAAAACCTCCCCAAGGCCGATTTTCGTCTTTTCCGATAACGGTAAACCCCATCTCTG
It encodes the following:
- a CDS encoding SDR family oxidoreductase; the encoded protein is MNTFKDKVVVLTGASSGIGKALALQLADQGAKLVLAARDLTKLQETEALCIKKGVQTHVVSLDVSIREACSALIRETIEAFGQLDVLINNAGVTMWARFDEITEPEALPRLMEVNFWGSVWCTYYALPHLKQSKGRVVGVASLTGKTGVPTRSIYAATKHAMTGFFDSLRIELAGSGVDITMIYPGFVQSEIRGRAIGPDGKAIGDSPVKEREVMTAEACARQILVATAARKRELVMTTRGKLGLWVKLIAPRLVDNIARKAIETGK
- the radA gene encoding DNA repair protein RadA; the protein is MAKQKTRFVCQECGYETARWQGNCPGCGNWNTLVEEKPRTEVKASVIRPTLGHHTRPKPLREFELTDEIRLKTGVLEFDRVMGGGIMQSSLTLIAGDPGIGKSTLMTEIGKYLENTRILYVTGEESGRQVKLRAERLGVNGDHFLLFPETNIEEIIAAVQDIEPEIMVVDSIQTVFRPDLTSAPGSVSQVRESAAALMHLTKSLPMATFIVGHVTKAGEIAGPRLLEHMVDTVLYFEGDRHHSYRILRTVKNRFGSTNEIGLFEMRETGLRQVENPSEIFLSERRYGQSGSVVVCSIEGSRPLLVEIQALVSDSNYGVPQRTTTGFDNRRLQMLLAVLEKREGWQLGKQDVFLNVAGGVRLEEPAVDLGVVVAVASSFRDVPADSGTVLIGEVGLGGELRTVSHVERRLNEAAKLGFERAVLPKTNLKGITRPEGLEVIGVERLSEVLDLVI